In Engraulis encrasicolus isolate BLACKSEA-1 chromosome 24, IST_EnEncr_1.0, whole genome shotgun sequence, a single genomic region encodes these proteins:
- the cfap36 gene encoding cilia- and flagella-associated protein 36: MADDSEWVLESIAGYLGSPEWVIPVTDFMEHKCTVFDDEDENKLSYTEIHQQYKELVEKLLENYMQDVGINEQQFVEACSSPFAKSQTLQSIFQPVLATDDFQIFRTLMVQKNMELQLQALRVIKERNGALPECLTDGQDVMSELEQQEMKILQEVLLRSKEEYDIEMARRTHVEEEVGTTSRGVSAVTPIPNGIGHHHTHKPSPAAPAAPATNNTEKTTETSNTTAKKEEKRVALEKGDNDHKSAVKTGGANPAKPPAEKSGTDGKTLPAVRATAKGKEAPVSPKKSQNSQAAEVWLEEARKEAGISKPFTELSASQQEQLQQRAQYLRQQRDKLQALKKEQQRPKHPEETPAPAPAPVPAPSTQEISVEERKRLQKRKHLAEKLKEEVIKK, from the exons ATGGCCGATGACAGCGAATGGGTCTTGGAGAGCATTGCTGGATACCTTGGAAGTCCAGAATGGGTCATACCTGTGACCGACTTTATGGAACACAAGTGCACAG tgtTTGATGATGAGGACGAAAACAAACTATCTTACACAGAAATCCACCAGCAATATAAAGAATTG GTGGAGAAGTTGCTGGAAAACTATATGCAAGACGTGGGGATCAATGAGCAACAGTTTGTGGAAGCATGCTCCTCTCCTTTCGCAAAATCCCAAACACTACAG AGTATATTCCAGCCTGTTCTGGCCACAGATGACTTCCAGATCTTCCGCACACTGATGGTCCAGAAGAACATGGAGCTGCAGCTTCAGGCCTTGCGCGTCATAAAAGAGAGAAATG GTGCCCTTCCCGAGTGCTTGACGGACGGACAGGATGTTATGAGTGAGCTGGAGCAACAGGAGATGAAGATCCTACAGGAAGTGCTCCT GAGGTCGAAGGAGGAGTACGACATTGAGATGGCCCGACGGACGCatgtggaggaggaagtggggaCCACGTCCAGAGGCGTCTCGGCCGTCACGCCTATCCCCAATGGGATCGGCCATCACCACACCCACAAACCCTCACCTGCTGCTCCTGCCGCTCCTGCCACCAACAACACAGAGAAGACCACAGAG ACAAGCAACACCACCgcgaagaaagaggagaagagagtggcgTTGGAGAAAGGAGATAATGACCACAAGAGTGCAGTTAAAACAGGCGGCGCCAACCCTGCCAAGCCACCCGCAG AGAAAAGTGGCACTGATGGCAAGACTCTTCCCGCCGTCAGAGCCACAGCGAAGGGCAAAGAGGCTCCCGTCTCGCCCAAGAAGAGCCAGAACAGCCAGGCGGCTGAGGTCTGGCTCGAGGAGGCGCGTAAGGAAGCTGGCATCTCCAAGCCATTTACG gagttgtCGGCATCTCAGCaggagcagctgcagcagcgTGCCCAGTACCTGAGGCAGCAGCGGGACAAGCTGCAGGCCCTGAAGAAGGAGCAGCAGAGGCCCAAACACCCAGAGGagacccccgcccccgcccctgcACCCGTACCCGCACCCAGTACACAG gagatATCagtagaggaaaggaagaggttGCAGAAAAGGAAGCACCTTGCAGAAAAATTAAAAGAAGAAGTGATCAAGAAGTAG